TCAATTATTAATGATGATCTGGATGAACCCGCCCCTACTGAGTTTCATAATCTAAAACCTAAAATCGTTCGACTGAGCGCTCACGACGAAGTCTAAAATCCAAAATGGTATTAACTTTGCGTTAGTTGTAGCTTTAAATAATCAATGAAGTCCAGAAGTTCTGTATCAGTGAGTTGCAAACGTGATTTCTTACCGTACCTCTGCTGTAAATACTCCCTTCCCTGGTTTGGACTCCAATTTAATTGTGATAAATATGTGTCAGTTTGAGCTATAAAAACATCACGCGGTTCAGCCGTTTTTGTATTATTAATTTTTCGACTGACTTTTTGCCCTAAAGCTTGCCAATCAATTTCCTTATGTCCATCCCAACTAACACCTATAGAGCGATAGGTTAGTGGATTATAAATTGTACAAAATATAATTGTTTTATCACCTGGACTGACAGCTATGGTAAGTGGATGACACAATTGTTCAGCAGTCAAAACATCAAGTGAAAGCAACAAACTTTTAGAAAAGTAAGACTCACTACCTGAGCGGATAACATAAGGTTTGTCCGCCAAAATATGCAAATCAGTTTTTTCTGCTTCTCCATGTGAAGTTTCTACTTTTTTGTTAACTTCTATTCCCGTTATTACCCCAGTTAACGCTCTATCATAAATTGGAATTTGTTTTTTATCGTCGGATAACATATACCAGCAGTGGTCTGATTCTTTACTTACGAAAACATATTGAGGTTTGGGGATGGCTCCGAATCCTAATTTAACTTCCATATTTGCTGTAAACGTTTTTGTAAATTAGTTTTTTACAAGGGCTTTTGCAAGCGATAAGTTACTTTATAGATATAATTCCCTATTGAATAAGCTAATTAACATTCAAACAACAAAAATTACAATATCCAAATAAATACTGATTTTTTCGGTAAAATCAAGATAAGTCAAAAAAGAATTTTATTTTATAAAAATATTGTCAAATGTCATACAGTCAATTCAGTATAGACACTATTGAAACAACCTTTGGAATTACCATTGTAGATGCTGTAGGAATTTTTGCTGATATATCATCAGTTGAGTACAGCGATTTTTTGGCACAAACACTTAAAAAATATATACCCCTAGCATTAGCCATTGGAACTGAAAAATCTCGTTCTGAATTAATTTTGACACCAATTCTAGTAGAACTTAAAGAACAATTACAGAATAAAATAAGTTTGTTTTCTGGTCGAGAATTTAATGTTAGTCCAGAAAAAGGTCTAACTGGATTTTGTGACTTTCTAATTAGTAAATCACCAGAACAAATAATTATTAAAGCGCCATTTATTGCTTTAGTAGAAGCTAAAAATGATAATATTCAATCTGGTTTAGGGCAATGCATTGCTGAAATGATAGCCGCACAATTATTTAATCAACAAAAAGGCAATGAAATTGAAACAGTTTATGGGAGTGTTACTACTGGTACTAACTGGAAATTTATGCGACTCACTGGGCAAATACTTGAGATTGATTTAAATGAATATTTTTTAAATAATGTGGGGCAAATTTTGGGAATTTTAAAAAGTTTTATTGAATCAAGTAATGATATATAGCGCTCGTTTTTAGGTGATAATGTAATATTGAGATCAATAATTATCTCACGCAGAGGCGCAAAGGCGCAGAGAAGAGAGTTAAGAGAAATTGCTATTAAAAAAAGGGCAGGTATGAAACCCACCCTTAAAGCAATGTGAATTTGAATTAATCGCTACTTAATTACCAATTGCTGGCGCATTCAAAGAAACTTCTGGCGTTTCTTTATGCTGTGCCAATGTTGGTACAGAGTCACGTAATCTTGCTGTCAATTGTACAGTTGTAGAGTCGTACATTTGAGTTAGCAATTTTGGATAGAAACCAATACCAATAATTGGTACTAGTAAACAAGCGATGATAAAGACTTCGCGGGGTTCAGCATCTATCAGTGCTTGGTGAGAAACTAATTCTTCGTTCTCTTGACCGTAGAAAATTTCTCGCAACATTGATAGCAGATAAATCGGAGTTAAAATCACTCCCACTGCCATCAAAAAGACGACGATGACTTTGAATGTGGGGTTATAAGCATCGCTGGTAGCAAAGCCAACAAACACCATTAATTCTGCTACGAAACCACTCATTCCTGGCAACGCCAAAGAAGCCATTGAACAAGCGGTAAACATGGCGAAAATCTTCCGCATTCTCTTACCGACACCGCCCATTTCATCCAACATCAGGGTGTGTGTCCGGTCATAAGTCGCGCCGACAAGGAAGAATAAACTCGCCCCAATTAATCCGTGGGACACCATTTGTAAAACTGCCCCACTCAATCCCAAATCGGTGAAGGAGGCAATACCAATGGTGACAAAGCCCATATGTGAAATTGAGGAGTAGGCAATTTTCCGCTTGAGGTTGCGCTGGGCAAAGGATGTCAAGGCAGCGTAGATAATATTAACTACCCCTAAAACTACTAAAACTGGCGCAAAATAAGCGTGAGCATCGGGTAGCATTTGGGCATTCATCCGAATCAAGGCATAACCGCCCATTTTCAGCAGAATACCTGCTAGCAGCATGTGTACGGGGGCTGTAGCTTCACCGTGGGCATCTGGTAGCCAAGTATGTAAGGGAATAATCGGCAACTTGACAGCGTAGGCAATCAAGAAACCAGCATAAAGTAACAGCTGGAAATTGAGGGCGAAATCTTTGAGGGCGAGCGATCGCATGTCGAACGTCACCGTATCGCCGTAAAATCCCATTGTCAGGGCAGACAGCAAAATAAACAGCGAACCGCCAGCAGTGTATAAAATGAATTTGGTTGCTGCATATTGCCGCCTTTTACCTCCCCAAATCGATAGCAGAAAGTATATCGGTACTAGTTCCAGTTCCCACACCAGGAAAAATAACAGCATATCCTGGACAGCGAACACGGCAATCTGACCGCCATACATCGCCAGAATCAAGAAGTAAAATAGCTTCGGCTTAAACGTCACAGGCCAAGCTGCTAAAATCGCCAGTGTGGTGATGAATCCAGTCAAAATAATTAGGGGCATCGATAAGCCATCTGCCCCTACTGACCAATTCAAATCGAGTTGCGGTACCCAAGGGTAACTCTCTACCAGTTGCAAATCGGGATTGGAGAAATCGTAACCAGTATAAAAAGCGTAAACAATCAGTGCGAAATCTATCAGCCCTACGATCAGGGAATACCAGCGCACTGTTTTGCCATCTTTATCTGGGATGATGGGAATCAGTAGTGACGCGGCTATCGGTAACAAGATAATCGTCGTCAGCCACGGGAAATTAGCTGTATTCATCACAATTCGTCTGCAATCAAAATCATGTTTGGCAAAAGTCACTAGTTATTAACTAACAGCTTTTTGGGGATTTGGTCTTCCTCGTTAGGTTGATTTAATTAAATTGACAATCCCCCATTTTTCTGTTGGGAGTCTCTTTTGAGGCTTGTGGGTACGGGATGTAGGTTGTGATACTCCCAGTCAAGTCAAAAATCTACCCTAAAAAAAAGCCGCTAAACTAGAATTTTAGCGATGCGATCGCGTAGCCCACCTAAGAGATCGCTAAAAATACACGATGCTGTTTGGTGGTTGTCCTCAAAAGCATCACAGGAGAAACAACCCTATGATAATCGCAGAAATTGAAAATTAGATTCGTTATGTAACCAACGTGGATGGAGAAACAACAGATGTACTCGTCCCTGTAGAACTTTGGCGACAGCTGATCAATTCTATCAATTCTGATAACGTCAGTGGTTTAGCTTGGATTGATGAACAAGAAGCCCTAACGCAGTCTTAGCCTGCTTCATCGCTAAGCATCTTAATAATATGTTTGGCAAGTTGCTCCTTGATTTCTCTATGCCTGGGAACGGCTTGAGAAATTTTTGTTATTGGATTTTGATACCAATCATGTTTGCCACCGTGACGAACGAAGATACAACCCATTTCTTCAAGCTTACTGATTAAGTCTCTTCGTTTCATGAGACTTCAAGTTCTGCAACTCTGCGAATATTTTGGATAGTTCCACTTGTTAATTCACTGTAAATATCGAGTAGATTTTCTCTTAGCTCCTCTTCCGTTTCACCCTGAGTCCAATAATCAGGATATTCTTCGAGATAACCTAACCACATATCATCATCTTGCCAATAAATGTATTTCTTCTTTATCATTCGCCTATTCGCTGCCTTTTTCTGAACTAGGGAAATTTAACCTACTGATGCTTAAATCCTTGATCGTGAGATTACCTTATCGATCTTAACTGACGATTAAATTCTTTAAACCAATTTTATTGTGATCAAATAGTTCCCCTATCACCTTCAAGCAAAACACCATAGTCCCTGCTTCTCACCTCAAATTATTCACGGCTACCGTCAAAAATTTACCTGAAAAAAGCTGCTAAACTAGGGTTTTGGAGATGCGATCGCACAGCCCAACCCAGCGATCGTTAAAAATACACGATGCTGTTTGGTGGTTGTCCTCAAAAGCATCACAGGAGAAACAACCCTATGATCATCGCAGAAATTGCAAATCAGATTCGTTATGTCACCAACGCAGATGGAGAAACAACAGATGTACTCGTCCCTGTAGAACTTTGGCAACAGCTTATCAGTTCCATAAATTCTGATAACGTCAGTGGTTTAGCTTGGATTGATGAACAAGAACCTAAAGCACAAATATTAGCCGACTTGCAAGAATCTGTGCAACAAGCAGCAGCAGGAGAAACTTTCCCAGTTTCACAGCTTTGGGACGATATAAAAGCCTAGATTTATGGCAGAAGTTAAGTTTACACTTCCCTTCAAACGCCGTCTCAAAATTTTGACTAAACGCGATCGCCAAGTTTAAATAGACATTTAACCCATTATTGATCAGTTACAAGCTGAGAATTTTATCAGCTTTCAAATTTCAGGGATAGACTTGACCGTTTTTAAAGTTAGAGCGAAAAACACTAAGAGATTATTCTATGACAGAACTAGCTAGGAAGGTTTTGTTTTGCCTTCAAATGATGGAATTAATTTGTTGCCTAACTAGTTTTATAAAAGAAGAATTACGCAAAAGAATTTTGGCACGTTATATTTTGATTTATCTCGATAGTTTCTTATAACTAGCTCCGCGACTGAAGAATGAACTTAAACGTTCAGGCGTTAATGTCAATACAATAAACATAGATTTGAAACGCCTTAAAAGAGATTATGAAGACTTTTATAGTAAAATTCGGGATAAAGTAGCAGATCATCGTCAAGATTTACCAATTGACGAGCTAGTTGAACTGTGGAATGAGATAGATAATACGACTGTCAATATATTTATAGACGATGCTATCACTATTTATCGTAGCATGGTTAGGTTGAATTCAAATATCCTGCCTTTTGTTTCATCGCTTGATATAACAAATTTCGATTTAAAAATGCAACTTGTAGACCTTTTAGATGCACCAAATATTTCTCAAATAAAAATCTCAGCAGATAATCTAGCAATGACGCAAACGGACACAATAGCTGTATTACACATTAATGAAATGCAAGAACGATGTTCTCAAATCGTTAGTATATTCAATTCATTTAATTTTTCAAAAAATCTATATACTGTTTTGAAATTGGGGCAAGATACTCAAAGATTGGCTAAGGTAATGCTTGTCATAGATGTCTTCAATTTTATTGACAATTTATACCCATATAATCGATCTGATCCTAAGCATAAAATTAAGAGCTTGTTAGAAATTTGTCAACAAGAGGAACTAAGCGGTTACGAAATACTTAATACAGCTTATAACCAAAGAAATACCTGTGCAGAGAATAAATTTCGTGAAGTCAGGAATCAAATAGCAGCTCATGTTGACCGAAATCTAAATTTAAATAATTTATTAGCTTTACTTGATTCAACAAATATTGATGAGCTAATTAATAAAGTATGGACACCAGCTTACAAAACTTTTAAAGAATGGTGTTATTTAGACATAGTTAGATACGCCTATCTTATTGACGAAACTCCAGGAGTAGCTGGGGTGTCTGAAGTTGAAGACCTTGGAGGATATAAACCGTATTATTAACGAAAGGATAAAAAGGCGCTTAGAAACCGCATCTACACAGCAAAACCCGCGCAGGTTAAAAAGCTTAATTTTCTTTTAGCCCACGGAGGTGGGCTTTGTTTGTGTAGCCGCGAATTCTATTCGCTAGGGCTTAAGTTGATACGTAGGGGCGGACATTCGCCCACCCCTATTTAAATCAGGTAACACCAAAAACAATCACCAAACCCAAAACCGCCCCAAATATGATCAAGGCATAGAATTGAGCGCGACCGTTTTCGAGGTATTTTAGACCTTCACCACTGACGAGGGTGAAAAACCCTGTGAGGTTAACAGCACCATCAACAACACGGAAGTCAACTTCCATGACTTGTCTGGCTACGCGACGTAAGCCAAGGACAAAAACGCGATGGTAAATGTCATCAAAGTACCACTTGTTGAGAGATAGTTCGTAGAGTGGTTTGATTTTAGCAGCGATCGCAGCCGGGTCAATTTTCCTTTGCAAATACATCAGCGAAGCCAATGTAATCCCAATCAAGGAAATACCAACTGAAGCACCCGCCATCACATAAAATTCTGTCGGGTTAAACTCGGCAACTTTTTCGACAACTTCGGTGGGAGGAGAAATAAACTCCTCGAAGTAATTGATGTAGGGTGTGCCTACCAAACCGATGAAAATCGAAGGCACTGCTAAAATTGCCAACGGTAAAGTCATTGTCCACGGTGACTCGTGGGGTGTATCGCTGTGATGTCCGTGGGAGTCATGCTGACCACCAGTGGCCGCCAATTCACCGTGTTTCATAGCCCCAGGCCCAAAAGCTGGCGCTGGTTCTTCTGACTCTAACTCCAGAACAATTGTGGCTGCCTTCTTGAGTTTGTCCTTGATTTTCTCGTCAGTCCCCCGGAATTTGCCTTCAAATGTCATGAAATACATTCTGAACATGTAGAAAGCAGTAATTCCGGCAGTTAACCAGCCAATCAGCCACAGAAGTGGGTTAGCCTCAAAAGCCTTGCCGAGAATTTCATCTTTTGACCAGAAACCAGCAAAAGGTGGGATACCAGAAATTGCCAAGCAACCAATCAAAAAGGTAATTCCTGTGATAGGCATGTACTTCCGCAGTTTGCCCATCAATCGCATATCCTGCGCCAAAGCGGGGTCGTGACCGACAACGCCTTCCATGCCGTGAATTACTGAACCAGAACCCAAGAACAGCATTGCCTTGAAATAGGCGTGGGTCATCAGGTGGAACAGTCCAGCACTGTAGGAACCGATTCCCATTGCCATCACCATGTAACCCAACTGGGAGATGGTGGAGTAAGCCAAGCCTTTTTTGATGTCGTTTTGGGTAATGGCTATGCTTGCACCCAAAAACGCCGTAAATGCCCCAGTAAAGGCAATGACGTTCATTGCTGCTGGGACATGTTCAAAAACGGGGTACATGCGGGCAATCAGAAAAACACCCGCCGCCACCATCGTTGCTGCGTGAATTAAGGCAGAAATGGGGGTGGGGCCTTCCATCGCGTCAGGTAGCCAGACGTGTAGGGGGAATTGGGCGGATTTGGCAACTGGGCCTAAGAAAACTAAAATCGCCAACAGGATGGCGAGAAAATTGCTCACAGTACCTGATTCTACGAGTTGAGCGAGGCGATCGCCCATAACTCCAAAATCAAAGCTTCCTGTTGCCCAATAAAGCCCTAGAATGCCTAGCAACAGACCAAAGTCACCAACGCGGTTGGTGACAAATGCTTTTTGGGCTGCATCGGCTGCTGACTTGCGATCGTACCAGAAGCCGACCAGCAAGTAGGAACACATCCCGACCAGTTCCCAGAAGATATAAATCTGTACTAGGTTGGGGCTGACCACCAGACCCAACATTGAAGATCCAAATAAGCTGAGATAGGCGTAAAACCTTACGTATCCTGGATCGTGAGCCATGTAGCCATCAGTATAAACCATGACTAACAAAGCTACAGTTGTCACAATCACCAGCATTAAGGCTGTCAGGTGGTCAATCGTGTAGCCCATACTCAGGTGAAAATTTCCTGCTGCTGCCCATTCTAGGGTGCGGATATAAGGCGCATGTCCTTGAATTTGACTCCACAGCAAGGCAAACGACAGCCCCATCGCTGCTCCCATCAGGGAGATAATAATTACAGCGTTCAACTGCCGCAGGCGGTTTGTCACCTGATTTAACGAGATTAACCCTAGACCGACCAGCATTGCCCCTAAAAGCGGCAATACCGGAATCAGCCAGGCGTATTCATAGATTACTTCCATCACTGACGCGTACTTTTAGAATACTTGACTAACTTAGGACAATGCTAAGGACGTTTTCCGCCGTAGGCAACTGTCCAGGTCGGAACTGTTAATAATTGTGACACACACCCTTTAGGATAAAATACCCCACTCAATGGTACTTGAGTGGGGTAATTAAGCATGGTTTTAGATTTGGGGAGTAGGGAATAGGGAATAGGGAATTGGAAATTGGGAATTGGAAATTGGGAACTCAAGGCCCCCCGACCGTTCGTGAGTGGGGATTAGGGGCAATGGGCGATGGGGAAAAATTGTTTTAATTTGTAATTTGCAATTCCTGATTTTGAGATTTTAAACCCTACTCCCTAACGCCACTTGCTCCACTTGGTTTGGGAGTTGCCGTCTTGACGCCTTGCGTCGATGGCAAACTGCCGTTACCTCGCTACCGCTTCGCTAA
Above is a window of Nostoc sp. UHCC 0702 DNA encoding:
- a CDS encoding type II toxin-antitoxin system HicA family toxin encodes the protein MKRRDLISKLEEMGCIFVRHGGKHDWYQNPITKISQAVPRHREIKEQLAKHIIKMLSDEAG
- the ndhD1 gene encoding photosynthetic/respiratory NAD(P)H-quinone oxidoreductase subunit D1; amino-acid sequence: MNTANFPWLTTIILLPIAASLLIPIIPDKDGKTVRWYSLIVGLIDFALIVYAFYTGYDFSNPDLQLVESYPWVPQLDLNWSVGADGLSMPLIILTGFITTLAILAAWPVTFKPKLFYFLILAMYGGQIAVFAVQDMLLFFLVWELELVPIYFLLSIWGGKRRQYAATKFILYTAGGSLFILLSALTMGFYGDTVTFDMRSLALKDFALNFQLLLYAGFLIAYAVKLPIIPLHTWLPDAHGEATAPVHMLLAGILLKMGGYALIRMNAQMLPDAHAYFAPVLVVLGVVNIIYAALTSFAQRNLKRKIAYSSISHMGFVTIGIASFTDLGLSGAVLQMVSHGLIGASLFFLVGATYDRTHTLMLDEMGGVGKRMRKIFAMFTACSMASLALPGMSGFVAELMVFVGFATSDAYNPTFKVIVVFLMAVGVILTPIYLLSMLREIFYGQENEELVSHQALIDAEPREVFIIACLLVPIIGIGFYPKLLTQMYDSTTVQLTARLRDSVPTLAQHKETPEVSLNAPAIGN
- a CDS encoding NAD(P)H-quinone oxidoreductase subunit 5, whose amino-acid sequence is MEVIYEYAWLIPVLPLLGAMLVGLGLISLNQVTNRLRQLNAVIIISLMGAAMGLSFALLWSQIQGHAPYIRTLEWAAAGNFHLSMGYTIDHLTALMLVIVTTVALLVMVYTDGYMAHDPGYVRFYAYLSLFGSSMLGLVVSPNLVQIYIFWELVGMCSYLLVGFWYDRKSAADAAQKAFVTNRVGDFGLLLGILGLYWATGSFDFGVMGDRLAQLVESGTVSNFLAILLAILVFLGPVAKSAQFPLHVWLPDAMEGPTPISALIHAATMVAAGVFLIARMYPVFEHVPAAMNVIAFTGAFTAFLGASIAITQNDIKKGLAYSTISQLGYMVMAMGIGSYSAGLFHLMTHAYFKAMLFLGSGSVIHGMEGVVGHDPALAQDMRLMGKLRKYMPITGITFLIGCLAISGIPPFAGFWSKDEILGKAFEANPLLWLIGWLTAGITAFYMFRMYFMTFEGKFRGTDEKIKDKLKKAATIVLELESEEPAPAFGPGAMKHGELAATGGQHDSHGHHSDTPHESPWTMTLPLAILAVPSIFIGLVGTPYINYFEEFISPPTEVVEKVAEFNPTEFYVMAGASVGISLIGITLASLMYLQRKIDPAAIAAKIKPLYELSLNKWYFDDIYHRVFVLGLRRVARQVMEVDFRVVDGAVNLTGFFTLVSGEGLKYLENGRAQFYALIIFGAVLGLVIVFGVT